Proteins co-encoded in one Neodiprion lecontei isolate iyNeoLeco1 chromosome 3, iyNeoLeco1.1, whole genome shotgun sequence genomic window:
- the LOC107224720 gene encoding uncharacterized protein LOC107224720 — protein MRSTRTCVFVAALVSLTVIAESRPGYGDLPPNCGSPISVVPSAPQIVTYGDPCFCKESLPYSIQVPQVPSNPLEKLRTYGYSITEQPRQSSTRLRVPVKIQTPIVQKPCDNLCGSTYGVTVQHQPRSNPKPLYTFDAAVKTAVTVEKPTCKPCLSVSFQGPVEQNPWLLGKLPIAVETPAQAPPVKMLTGLTATVDRVLVPACECGGCPDCNDVRFRNGLQ, from the exons ATGAGATCGACACGGACTTGTGTCTTCGTGGCCGCGCTGGTCTCACTTACCGTAATCGCTGAGTCTCGTCCAGGGTACGGTGATCTGCCTCCAAACTGCGGTAGTCCCATATCTGTTGTTCCTTCTGCGCCACAAATCGTCACATACGGAGACCCCTGTTTCTGCAAGGAGTCGCTTCCGTACTCTATACAG GTCCCGCAAGTGCCATCGAACCCcctggaaaaattgaggacTTACGGATACTCAATAACAGAACAACCTAGACAGAGCTCCACTCGCCTTCGTGTTCCTGTCAAAATTCAAACACCGATTGTCCAAAAGCCTTGCGATAATCTATGTGGCAGCACCTACGGTGTTACGGTTCAACATCAACCTCGAAGTAATCCAAAACCATTGTACACATTTGATGCTGCTGTCAAAACAGCAGTGACTGTCGAGAAACCAAC GTGCAAGCCGTGTCTGTCGGTATCGTTCCAAGGTCCCGTTGAACAGAATCCGTGGCTACTTGGTAAACTTCCAATTGCTGTTGAAACCCCAGCACAGGCACCTCCTGTAAAAATGCTCACAGGTTTAACCGCCACAGTGGATAGAGTGTTGGTTCCCGCTTGTGAATGCGGTGGCTGTCCCGACTGCAATGATGTACGTTTCAGAAATGGCCTTCAGTGA
- the LOC107224703 gene encoding uncharacterized protein LOC107224703 produces the protein MKTSQILFLGLALFLTVQHAAGSHRHNCGLGPGIDACGCSEGIVKAAKVARPFKFADPSVITEAASYKISPTHSSGCGSLNQVKKVSGPSVIDLLQPSCGPIAPRLRPVGDLCTSCSGIAEVVPAYPGKPMCRTCAAALECKCKDPDNAPVYTSYSTPNAELNVFEDEGLSFDEQENIYNSQSVPVAPADPVSLALAFGLAKQASQNIQESRLAFGPTSTPIDGSIRRTVLNIPEERLLTVDKPIVELKLASRPAMSDTYAEVIAQQAALEEQRLELEAQAQQGDLKPSFISYSDLGYGPVSSSGVNFVNTVSDPGVAASADLDETPCGALGPTVPGYRSGNVIVQSQPNKDTDDDYYSDASYEQAFDSDDSYSVEDSENYNGSSGFLARLRASAHAQNGCGCGK, from the exons ATGAAGACTTCCCAGATACTGTTTCTGGGCCTGGCGCTTTTCCTCACCGTTCAACATGCCGCCGGTTCTCACCGCCACAACTGCGGTCTTGGACCCGGAATTGACGCCTGCGGATGTTCCGAGGGCATCGTAAAAGCCGCGAAGGTAGCCCGCCCGTTCAAATTCGCTGACCCTTCCGTGATCACCGAAGCCGCTAGCTATAAGATTTCACCTACGCACAGCAGCGGCTGCGGAAGTCTGAATCAAGTGAAAAAAGTCAGTGGACCATCGGTCATAGATCTGCTTCAGCCTTCTTGCGGCCCAATTGCACCGAG ACTACGCCCGGTCGGTGATCTGTGCACCAGTTGCTCCGGGATCGCTGAAGTCGTTCCTGCTTACCCCGGAAAGCCCATGTGCCGCACTTGCGCTGCAGCTTTGGAATGTAAGTGCAAGGATCCTGACAATGCACCCGTCTACACCAGCTACAGCACTCCCAACGCCGAACTGAACGTCTTCGAGGACGAAG GACTCTCCTTCGACGAACAAGAAAACATTTACAATTCGCAAAGCGTGCCAGTGGCACCCGCTGACCCTGTTTCCTTGGCGTTGGCCTTTGGATTGGCCAAACAAGCGAGCCAGAATATACAGGAGTCAAGATTGGCTTTCGGACCAACGAGTACCCCGATCGACGGTAGCATTCGTAGGACTGTCCTCAACATTCCCGAGGAAAGGCTCCTCACGGTCGACAAACCAATTGTGGAATTGAAACTCGCATCGAGACCTGCAATGAGTGATACCTACGCAGAAGTGATCGCCCAGCAAGCGGCCCTGGAGGAGCAGAGACTGGAATTGGAAGCCCAGGCCCAGCAGGGCGATTTGAAACCTTCGTTCATCAGCTACAG CGACCTTGGATACGGTCCAGTATCATCAAGTGGAGTGAACTTCGTGAACACCGTCAGCGATCCAGGAGTCGCTGCAAGTGCAGACCTCGATGAAACTCCTTGCGGTGCTCTGGGACCAACGGTTCCTGGATATCGCAGCGGAAACGTAATCGTCCAAAGTCAGCCCAACAAGGATACCGACGATGACTATTACAGCGATGCCAGCTACGAGCAGGCCTTCGACAGTGATGACAGCTACAGCGTCGAAGATTCCGAAAACTATAACGGTAGCAGCGGATTCCTCGCAAGGCTCAGAGCTTCGGCTCATGCCCAAAACGGATGTGGCTGTGGAAAATGA
- the LOC107224740 gene encoding splicing factor ESS-2 homolog produces the protein MGSPMDTPGSQALEAARNIKELAVFKKPIGVAKRRKGCKSTILDEDTYIGKMAEIIQRDFFPDLEKLHAQNDYLDALEHNNIKRMRELYEKYSSGRPITERPVSPATFETPLRNGNTDESVMEMPKSTEIDVPTNDAETEVKMGLDAYLTSHTSEDNASFEEMMVESEKKHRLKYSWLYEVEEKSKVLAIERNKNETRCIEGNYEKPKELDGWSYTNKNYIMYVPDGVELTPEEKINLAKRKQEVIHDNTRLRMNPFNEQQNKETINELAKTQSKVKDGKIGIDGKEVVRNPTPRVNGFSFVATPSPRPGECDSPIMTWGQIEGTPFRLDGGDTPLLRTSHGPAFRMAEPPKREKIALQLAEKAGERHRDRKSKALEAARRSLASPSPRPLSAMDRLSTMSPAARRLATQKLRLSGTPTPRRSRQTRTPSIGVRTPHTPIFGTPGSKSQDSALEKTSTLQGPVLTDNLLNLPTQRQRAADFFNK, from the exons ATGGGCTCGCCGATGGACACGCCTGGTTCACAGGCGCTCGAGGCAGCGAGAAACATAAAGGAGTTGGCAGTGTTTAAAAAGCCAATTGGGGTGGCGAAACGAAGAAAGGGCTGCAAGTCGACGATCCTCGATGAGGATACGTACATCGGTAAGATGGCCGAGATCATACAGAGGGACTTTTTCCCTGACCTTGAAAAGTTGCACGCTCAGAACGACTACCTCGACGCACTTGAGCACAACAACATAAAGAGGATGCGCGAGTTGTACGAGAAGTACAGTTCAGGACGACCCATCACGGAGCGGCCGGTGAGTCCTGCAACGTTTGAGACTCCTTTGCGGAACGGAAACACCGACGAGTCCGTCATGGAAATGCCAAAGTCTACGGAGATAGACGTACCTACTAACGACGCTGAGACGGAGGTGAAGATGGGTCTTGATGCTTACTTGACCTCTCATACAAGCGAGGACAACGCAAGTTTTGAGGAGATGATGGTAGAGTCGGAGAAGAAACACAGGCTTAAATACTCGTGGCTATATGAGGTTGAAGAAAAGTCTAAAGTCTTGGCCATTGAGAGGAACAAAAATGAGACGAGATGCATTGAGGGTAATTATGAAAAACCCAAGGAACTCGACGGCTGGAGTTAcacgaacaaaaattatatcatgTATGTGCCTGACGGCGTTGAATTGACTCCTGAAGAAAAGATCAATCTGGCTAAGAGGAAACAGGAAGTCATTCACGACAATACCAGACTTAGAATGAATCCTTTTAACGAACAACAGAATAAGGAAACGATCAACGAACTTGCCAAAACTCAATCAAAGGTTAAAGACGGCAAGATTGGAATCGATGGAAAAGAAGTAGTTCGTAATCCAACCCCGAGGGTCAATGGATTTAGCTTTGTTGCAACGCCAAGTCCTAGACCTGGAGAATGCGATAGCCCAATTATGACTTGGGGTCAAATAGAAGGGACGCCATTCAGGCTGGATGGAGGTGATACTCCGCTACTTAGAACCAGCCATGGGCCAGCATTCAGAATGGCTGAGCCTccgaaaagagaaaaaattgcattACAACTGGCAGAGAAAGCTGGAGAGAGGCACAGAGACCGGAAAAGTAAAGCCTTGGAAGCTGCAAGAAGATCCTTGGCTAG tcCATCACCCAGACCTTTATCTGCGATGGATCGTTTGAGCACGATGTCACCAGCTGCGAGGAGATTAGCGACGCAAAAGTTGCGGCTTTCAGGAACCCCAACTCCTAGAAGATCTCGACAAACAAGAACTCCTTCTATAGGCGTAAGGACGCCACACACACCGATATTTGGCACACCTGGATCTAAGAGTCAAGATTCTGCGTTGGAAAAGACATCGACACTGCAGGGTCCTGTCCTTACCGATAATCTGCTTAATTTACCAACGCAAAGACAGAGAGCtgctgattttttcaataagtGA
- the LOC107224746 gene encoding T-box transcription factor TBX10 isoform X1 codes for MYIYIYIPIYIYTVTQAKGRREYKSRRSMQQQHEQQHEVAADCCYQQWATHHHHHHHHHQQHQHQQQQQQQQQQHHHHHQHQHHHSQLPPVPSPMQQMEGASIVTIKALSTACLQTAGRVKRSRSPTLETTLAQASSAVSPSSSIESSRNDNNNNNNDTATPNTPSDETPPKRPLHPALSAVGIALEARPLWEEFHQLGTEMIVTKAGRRMFPTFQCRIFGLDPNTDYLLVMDFVPCDDKRYRYAFHSSAWVVAGRADPVSPPRIHVHPDSPASGAHWMKQPVSFDKLKLTNNQLDDNGHIILNSMHRYQPRCHVVVAPSPPGSAPDPRTENFKTFTFPETRFTAVTAYQNHRITQLKIASNPFAKGFRDCEPDECESPTSGSQSVQNPAKRPATGSGNALPSYASVPAVPIASTISAGISGIPNPEHQFYGASPSHWGYPGHQPAHMTSPHHYPTHPHHAHPGSHTSSLYGPR; via the exons atgtatatatatatatatatacctatatatatatatacagtgaCGCAGGCGAAGGGTCGAAGAGAATATAAATCTCGACGAAGCATGCAACAGCAACATGAACAACAGCACGAAGTTGCTGCGGACTGTTGTTATCAACAGTGGGCGAcgcaccaccaccaccatcaccatcatcatcagcaGCATCaacatcagcagcagcagcagcagcagcaacaacagcaccaccaccatcaccaaCATCAGCACCATCATTCGCAACTGCCGCCGGTACCGTCGCCGATGCAACAAATGGAAG GTGCATCGATAGTAACGATCAAGGCGTTGTCCACAGCGTGTCTGCAAACCGCCGGAAGAGTGAAACGCTCCCGCAGTCCAACGTTGGAAACGACGCTGGCCCAGGCATCCTCGGCAGTATCGCCGTCCTCGTCGATCGAGTCCTCGCGAaatgacaacaacaacaacaacaacgacaccGCAACGCCGAACACACCATCCGACGAAACACCGCCGAAGAGACCACTTCATCCGGCTCTTTCGGCCGTCGGAATCGCCCTCGAGGCTCGTCCGCTTTGGGAGGAGTTTCACCAGCTCGGGACCGAGATGATCGTGACCAAGGCCGGGCGCAGGATGTTCCCCACGTTCCAG TGTCGAATTTTCGGGCTGGACCCAAACACCGACTACCTACTGGTCATGGACTTTGTACCCTGCGACGACAAGAGGTACAGATACGCCTTCCACAGCAGCGCCTGGGTCGTAGCCGGACGAGCTGACCCCGTTTCACCCCCAAGAATTCACGTTCATCCCGACAGTCCGGCGAGCGGCGCTCACTGGATGAAGCAGCCCGTCTCTTTCGACAAACTCAAACTCACCAACAACCAGCTGGACGACAACGGTCAC ataattttaaattccatGCACCGTTACCAGCCCCGATGCCACGTAGTGGTGGCCCCATCACCCCCGGGTTCGGCGCCGGATCCAAGAACGGAGAACTTCAAAACGTTCACGTTCCCGGAGACGAGGTTCACGGCGGTCACGGCCTACCAGAACCATCGGATAACGCAGCTGAAAATCGCGAGCAATCCGTTCGCCAAGGGGTTCAGGGACTGCGAACCCGACGAGTGCGAGTCACCGACTTCCGGTTCCCAGAGCGTCCAGAACCCCGCGAAAAGGCCGGCGACCGGTTCCGGCAACGCGTTGCCGAGCTACGCCTCCGTGCCCGCGGTTCCGATCGCCTCGACCATCTCAGCGGGGATTTCCGGTATCCCGAATCCCGAGCATCAGTTTTACGGTGCGAGTCCCAGTCACTGGGGCTACCCTGGACATCAGCCGGCGCACATGACGTCGCCTCATCACTACCCGACGCATCCTCATCACGCGCATCCCGGATCGCATACGTCGTCTTTGTACGGACCACGGTAG
- the LOC107224746 gene encoding T-box transcription factor TBX10 isoform X2, with translation MYIYIYIPIYIYTVTQAKGRREYKSRRSMQQQHEQQHEVAADCCYQQWATHHHHHHHHHQQHQHQQQQQQQQQQHHHHHQHQHHHSQLPPVPSPMQQMEACLQTAGRVKRSRSPTLETTLAQASSAVSPSSSIESSRNDNNNNNNDTATPNTPSDETPPKRPLHPALSAVGIALEARPLWEEFHQLGTEMIVTKAGRRMFPTFQCRIFGLDPNTDYLLVMDFVPCDDKRYRYAFHSSAWVVAGRADPVSPPRIHVHPDSPASGAHWMKQPVSFDKLKLTNNQLDDNGHIILNSMHRYQPRCHVVVAPSPPGSAPDPRTENFKTFTFPETRFTAVTAYQNHRITQLKIASNPFAKGFRDCEPDECESPTSGSQSVQNPAKRPATGSGNALPSYASVPAVPIASTISAGISGIPNPEHQFYGASPSHWGYPGHQPAHMTSPHHYPTHPHHAHPGSHTSSLYGPR, from the exons atgtatatatatatatatatacctatatatatatatacagtgaCGCAGGCGAAGGGTCGAAGAGAATATAAATCTCGACGAAGCATGCAACAGCAACATGAACAACAGCACGAAGTTGCTGCGGACTGTTGTTATCAACAGTGGGCGAcgcaccaccaccaccatcaccatcatcatcagcaGCATCaacatcagcagcagcagcagcagcagcaacaacagcaccaccaccatcaccaaCATCAGCACCATCATTCGCAACTGCCGCCGGTACCGTCGCCGATGCAACAAATGGAAG CGTGTCTGCAAACCGCCGGAAGAGTGAAACGCTCCCGCAGTCCAACGTTGGAAACGACGCTGGCCCAGGCATCCTCGGCAGTATCGCCGTCCTCGTCGATCGAGTCCTCGCGAaatgacaacaacaacaacaacaacgacaccGCAACGCCGAACACACCATCCGACGAAACACCGCCGAAGAGACCACTTCATCCGGCTCTTTCGGCCGTCGGAATCGCCCTCGAGGCTCGTCCGCTTTGGGAGGAGTTTCACCAGCTCGGGACCGAGATGATCGTGACCAAGGCCGGGCGCAGGATGTTCCCCACGTTCCAG TGTCGAATTTTCGGGCTGGACCCAAACACCGACTACCTACTGGTCATGGACTTTGTACCCTGCGACGACAAGAGGTACAGATACGCCTTCCACAGCAGCGCCTGGGTCGTAGCCGGACGAGCTGACCCCGTTTCACCCCCAAGAATTCACGTTCATCCCGACAGTCCGGCGAGCGGCGCTCACTGGATGAAGCAGCCCGTCTCTTTCGACAAACTCAAACTCACCAACAACCAGCTGGACGACAACGGTCAC ataattttaaattccatGCACCGTTACCAGCCCCGATGCCACGTAGTGGTGGCCCCATCACCCCCGGGTTCGGCGCCGGATCCAAGAACGGAGAACTTCAAAACGTTCACGTTCCCGGAGACGAGGTTCACGGCGGTCACGGCCTACCAGAACCATCGGATAACGCAGCTGAAAATCGCGAGCAATCCGTTCGCCAAGGGGTTCAGGGACTGCGAACCCGACGAGTGCGAGTCACCGACTTCCGGTTCCCAGAGCGTCCAGAACCCCGCGAAAAGGCCGGCGACCGGTTCCGGCAACGCGTTGCCGAGCTACGCCTCCGTGCCCGCGGTTCCGATCGCCTCGACCATCTCAGCGGGGATTTCCGGTATCCCGAATCCCGAGCATCAGTTTTACGGTGCGAGTCCCAGTCACTGGGGCTACCCTGGACATCAGCCGGCGCACATGACGTCGCCTCATCACTACCCGACGCATCCTCATCACGCGCATCCCGGATCGCATACGTCGTCTTTGTACGGACCACGGTAG